A single region of the Lactobacillus isalae genome encodes:
- a CDS encoding YfhO family protein encodes MKYLSKKDKKILKLSLISCLTTIVLFFLLSTLTDCNPIFGGVLYSGDLPNQYLSFFQYYRHLMLGNWSSAGFSFLNGLGGDMAGNIGYYLLSPLNFIIFLFPASKMNIAVYIIILLKLGLMSGTFTWLSLKWFRFKYQAYPIFLGIAYGLSGYSIAYAGNVMWFDGLVLLPLVSYALVRGIKTNKWLAYSILLACAIIFNYYIGYMICIFLVILFLAYTINNFKNRKTFFHQFTGFAISSIISGLISAVVILPTFLNLSSNKLSQADFNSNFEIKTLISGGKAVSRLFIGDTYNDWAPIFVGTLVLIVFILYFVDSHNSIRARIINLVVGLFFVLSITVPKIYLFWHGGQQTIAYPYRFGFIIVFWFLLLAAKELSNLSEYKDESKKSRLIAAGIYLLVSLATVYIRRRIGPWNSYAWLAVLIVVVFGILVYFCDKRFVRVTLLLVGLIELAGNAYIGLNHLGMKSSVYPAYVAENQKIISKIPVSDKTGRMAKNYELNNDRGEGYTFNYRGVEEFSSNNDSRISSLMTDLGFSTFRYFYYYQTGTVVTDAIFNVKTFINSSLANQSVSPEYVSYGLRDDLRNHPVILKQGDKIAYRNETLPFAFAGGLANKLKFEDENPVYNQNLVLNSLTQTKDDVLSYSSKNAKIATNNVSVKYDTLKYKVTKKHKKITKHTEQKYFTVKRYDEQRPGTISFTYNDLKPNQVGYIRFSKNLMDQIVVLNSYQMKQDPKYRLPLTVSINGKPVHLQQYTDQLIGVQADKDGKLTVKMTLDGKSKRFDFKYPRFVNINQSALSNKVKKADNRCMKFSAFRDSYVAGSVKIGSNESLVTTIPYSKGWQAEVDGKPVKLNRTLKVFIGLKLKPGTHQITLKYKTPGLMIGALISAIGVLALVAYTFYLKRNKRSVRSTTNE; translated from the coding sequence ATGAAATATTTAAGTAAAAAAGACAAAAAGATTTTAAAATTAAGCTTAATAAGTTGTTTAACAACTATAGTACTCTTTTTCCTTTTATCTACTTTGACAGATTGTAATCCAATCTTTGGGGGAGTTCTGTATAGTGGGGATTTGCCAAACCAATATCTATCCTTTTTTCAATATTATCGTCATTTGATGCTGGGTAATTGGAGTAGTGCGGGATTCAGTTTCCTTAATGGTTTAGGTGGAGATATGGCTGGTAATATTGGCTACTATCTTCTTAGTCCATTAAACTTTATTATTTTTCTTTTCCCAGCAAGCAAGATGAATATTGCTGTCTACATCATTATTCTACTTAAGTTAGGATTGATGAGTGGAACATTTACTTGGCTTAGCCTGAAGTGGTTTAGGTTTAAGTATCAGGCATACCCTATTTTCTTAGGAATTGCATATGGGTTGAGTGGCTACTCGATTGCTTATGCTGGAAATGTCATGTGGTTTGATGGCTTAGTTCTTCTTCCTTTAGTTTCTTATGCTTTAGTTAGAGGAATTAAGACTAATAAATGGCTTGCTTATAGTATTTTGCTAGCTTGCGCTATCATATTTAATTACTATATTGGATACATGATCTGTATCTTTTTAGTAATTCTATTTTTGGCATATACGATTAATAATTTTAAAAATCGTAAAACCTTTTTTCATCAATTTACAGGTTTTGCAATTAGCTCTATCATTAGTGGCTTAATTAGTGCCGTAGTTATTTTGCCTACTTTTCTTAACTTGTCTAGCAACAAGTTGTCTCAGGCTGACTTTAATTCAAATTTTGAAATTAAGACCTTGATTAGTGGTGGAAAAGCAGTTTCGAGATTATTTATTGGAGATACATACAATGATTGGGCGCCAATTTTTGTAGGTACTTTAGTTTTAATCGTATTTATCCTTTACTTTGTTGATTCACATAATTCAATCAGGGCAAGAATCATTAATTTAGTGGTTGGTCTTTTCTTTGTATTAAGTATTACTGTGCCAAAGATCTATTTATTCTGGCATGGTGGTCAACAAACTATAGCTTATCCATATCGTTTCGGTTTTATTATCGTATTTTGGTTCTTACTATTAGCAGCAAAAGAACTTTCTAATTTGAGCGAATATAAAGACGAAAGTAAAAAATCGCGTCTTATTGCAGCTGGAATTTACTTACTTGTAAGCTTAGCTACGGTATATATTCGTCGTCGAATTGGACCTTGGAATAGTTATGCATGGTTAGCTGTTTTAATAGTAGTAGTGTTTGGAATCTTAGTTTATTTCTGTGATAAAAGATTTGTTCGCGTAACTTTATTGCTTGTTGGTTTAATTGAATTAGCAGGAAACGCCTATATCGGATTAAATCACTTAGGAATGAAGAGTAGTGTCTATCCGGCTTATGTTGCTGAGAATCAAAAAATTATTTCAAAAATTCCAGTTTCTGATAAGACAGGTCGAATGGCTAAGAATTATGAATTAAATAATGACCGCGGTGAGGGTTATACTTTTAACTATCGCGGGGTAGAAGAGTTTTCATCAAATAATGATTCTCGAATTAGTTCATTGATGACTGATCTTGGTTTTTCGACTTTCCGTTACTTCTACTATTACCAAACAGGTACTGTAGTAACTGATGCAATTTTTAATGTGAAGACATTTATTAATAGCTCTTTAGCTAATCAAAGCGTTTCTCCAGAATATGTTAGCTATGGTTTAAGAGACGATTTAAGAAATCATCCTGTAATTTTAAAGCAAGGTGATAAGATTGCCTATAGAAATGAAACATTGCCATTTGCCTTCGCAGGTGGCTTAGCAAACAAGTTGAAATTTGAGGATGAAAATCCAGTTTATAATCAAAATTTAGTTTTAAATTCTTTAACTCAAACTAAGGATGATGTTTTAAGTTACAGTTCTAAAAATGCTAAGATCGCAACAAATAACGTGTCAGTAAAATACGATACGCTAAAATACAAAGTAACCAAAAAGCATAAGAAAATTACTAAACATACTGAACAAAAATATTTCACTGTTAAAAGATACGACGAACAACGTCCGGGTACTATAAGCTTTACTTATAATGATTTGAAGCCTAACCAAGTTGGATATATTCGTTTTAGTAAGAATTTAATGGATCAAATTGTTGTGTTAAACAGCTACCAAATGAAACAAGATCCTAAGTATCGTTTGCCATTGACAGTATCTATTAACGGAAAGCCGGTTCATCTGCAACAATATACTGATCAATTAATTGGCGTACAGGCAGATAAGGATGGAAAACTTACTGTTAAGATGACTTTAGATGGTAAGTCAAAGAGATTCGACTTTAAATATCCACGTTTTGTGAATATTAATCAGTCTGCCTTAAGCAATAAAGTTAAAAAGGCCGATAATAGATGTATGAAATTCTCTGCATTTAGAGATAGTTATGTAGCTGGATCAGTAAAAATTGGTTCAAATGAAAGCTTGGTAACTACTATTCCCTATAGTAAGGGCTGGCAAGCAGAAGTTGATGGAAAACCTGTTAAACTTAATCGAACTTTGAAAGTGTTTATTGGCTTGAAATTGAAGCCAGGAACTCATCAGATAACTTTGAAATATAAGACGCCAGGTTTAATGATTGGTGCTTTAATAAGTGCTATAGGAGTGCTTGCATTAGTAGCTTATACTTTTTATCTAAAGAGAAATAAAAGATCTGTTAGATCAACAACTAATGAATAA
- a CDS encoding YfhO family protein, which translates to MKQLSKENKYIVKYSCLSLLVTIAIFLIISSLANCNPFLGGVLWGGDLPDEYLSFFQYLRRLILGNWNSLQFSFANGLGADMAGNIGYYLASPLNLIILLFPASQINLALYVIIVVKLGLASATFTFLILKFFNFKNRIYSIFLGIIYGLSAYCIGYGANLMWLDGVILLPLIVYSLIRGLKNRRWLLYSILLACAIIFNYYIGYMICIFIVIVAFAYMINHFKEKGLFIRQLVEFAISSLISGLMSAMITLPTWMNLSNNKLTEHTINEGFRLSPISSVAKSISALFMKNTFNGSPLLFVGSLVVIVFILYFIDNKNTKKEKITNLIIGLIFLLSLVQTKVYLLWHGGQKPVGFPYRFSFIIIFWILLVAAKELTSLDLKKEQLLTAAGIYLLLGILVAGLRLHYGHYDNCLLISLALICIFAALLYFANNKIIRYILVIIGVIEIAGSGYLTLSQMGMKSNVYSNYISENQQLFDSLPASAKKNRIAKNYFLNNDRGESYAFNYKGAEIFSSNNDPKISELYANLGLSAYGYYYFYKTATAVTDAIFNIGTFVNNSLPSQSISPEYITYGLRDDLKNNKILLKKKQYTIYQTPALPLAFAGSLSNNLKFKSDDPIYNQNLVLNSLTQTQGNVLTYSSQKAEIKSENSKVKQEENTLKITRNSDKAGSVTFTFKGLKPKQVAYIQLGKDLMGFADPMTTYRARQAGEEKPELRILVNKKDVRLQPQVKQLIGVQANQKGQVQIKWILDGNKQQLTSELPRLVNINSNLLKSKVTQVDSKKKLRLSTFNDNYLAGKVNIAKNENLVTTIPYSKGWQAEIDGKPVKIKRTLGVFIGLNMSAGEHSIVLKYKTPGLLIGAVTSIIGIILLVVFNFYLEKKKY; encoded by the coding sequence ATGAAACAGTTGAGCAAAGAAAATAAATACATTGTTAAATATAGCTGCCTCAGCTTACTAGTAACTATCGCGATTTTTTTGATTATATCTAGTTTGGCAAATTGTAATCCATTTTTAGGTGGAGTTTTATGGGGCGGCGATTTACCAGATGAGTATTTATCATTTTTTCAATATCTTCGTCGCTTGATTTTAGGTAACTGGAATAGCTTGCAATTTAGTTTTGCGAATGGATTAGGTGCTGATATGGCTGGTAATATTGGTTATTATCTTGCAAGTCCATTAAATTTAATTATTTTGCTCTTTCCAGCAAGTCAAATAAATCTAGCACTTTATGTGATAATCGTAGTCAAGTTAGGCTTAGCTAGTGCCACTTTTACTTTTCTAATTCTAAAATTCTTTAATTTTAAAAATAGAATTTATTCAATCTTTCTTGGAATTATTTATGGCTTAAGTGCCTATTGTATAGGCTATGGTGCTAATTTAATGTGGCTTGATGGAGTAATCTTATTGCCATTAATTGTCTATAGTCTAATTAGAGGGTTAAAAAATAGACGTTGGCTACTGTATAGTATCTTATTAGCATGTGCAATTATCTTTAATTACTACATTGGATATATGATTTGTATCTTTATAGTAATTGTTGCTTTTGCTTACATGATCAACCACTTTAAAGAAAAGGGCTTGTTTATAAGACAGTTAGTAGAATTTGCCATAAGCTCATTAATTAGTGGCTTGATGAGTGCGATGATTACGCTGCCTACATGGATGAATTTATCTAATAATAAACTTACTGAACACACTATTAATGAAGGCTTTAGACTGAGTCCAATTTCTTCAGTGGCTAAAAGTATCTCTGCCTTATTTATGAAAAATACTTTTAATGGCTCACCACTTTTATTTGTAGGTAGTTTAGTAGTAATTGTTTTCATTTTGTACTTTATTGATAATAAAAATACTAAAAAAGAAAAAATTACTAACTTAATTATTGGATTGATCTTTTTATTAAGCTTAGTACAAACAAAAGTATATTTACTTTGGCATGGAGGCCAAAAGCCAGTTGGTTTCCCATATCGCTTTAGTTTCATCATTATTTTTTGGATTTTATTGGTAGCTGCTAAAGAGCTTACAAGTCTTGATTTAAAGAAAGAGCAATTGTTGACAGCAGCAGGAATATATTTATTGCTCGGTATCTTAGTGGCAGGATTAAGACTGCATTATGGACATTATGACAACTGCTTATTAATATCACTTGCTTTAATCTGCATCTTTGCAGCATTACTTTATTTTGCTAATAATAAAATAATTCGCTACATTTTAGTGATAATTGGAGTAATAGAGATAGCAGGTAGTGGTTACTTGACTTTAAGTCAAATGGGGATGAAAAGTAACGTATATTCAAACTATATCAGTGAGAATCAACAACTTTTTGATAGTTTGCCTGCAAGTGCAAAAAAGAATCGAATTGCAAAAAATTATTTCTTGAATAATGATCGCGGTGAAAGTTACGCGTTTAACTATAAGGGAGCGGAGATTTTTTCTTCTAATAATGATCCAAAAATTAGTGAATTATATGCAAATTTAGGTTTATCGGCATATGGCTACTATTATTTCTATAAGACGGCAACAGCTGTTACAGATGCTATTTTTAATATTGGGACTTTTGTTAATAATTCCTTGCCAAGTCAAAGTATTTCACCAGAATATATTACTTATGGTTTAAGAGATGACTTGAAAAACAACAAAATTTTGTTAAAGAAAAAGCAATATACAATTTATCAAACGCCTGCTTTACCACTCGCATTTGCTGGTAGTTTGTCGAATAATCTAAAATTTAAATCGGATGATCCAATTTATAATCAAAATTTGGTTTTGAATTCTTTAACTCAAACACAAGGAAATGTATTAACTTACAGTTCTCAAAAAGCAGAAATTAAGTCAGAAAATAGTAAGGTAAAACAAGAAGAAAATACTCTTAAGATAACTCGAAATTCTGATAAGGCGGGAAGTGTTACATTTACTTTTAAAGGATTAAAGCCTAAGCAAGTTGCGTATATTCAGTTGGGTAAAGACCTGATGGGTTTTGCTGATCCAATGACTACTTATCGTGCAAGGCAAGCTGGAGAGGAAAAACCTGAACTAAGAATTCTCGTTAATAAAAAAGATGTACGACTTCAACCGCAAGTTAAACAATTAATTGGTGTTCAGGCTAATCAAAAAGGTCAAGTTCAAATTAAATGGATATTAGATGGCAATAAGCAACAGTTAACTAGTGAGCTGCCACGTTTAGTGAATATCAATTCTAATTTATTAAAGTCTAAAGTCACACAAGTTGATAGTAAGAAGAAATTGAGATTATCAACTTTTAATGACAATTATTTAGCTGGAAAAGTAAATATAGCTAAAAATGAAAACTTAGTTACTACAATTCCTTACAGCAAAGGTTGGCAAGCTGAAATAGATGGTAAGCCAGTTAAAATCAAACGGACTTTAGGTGTATTTATTGGTTTAAATATGAGTGCGGGTGAACACTCGATAGTTTTAAAATATAAAACTCCTGGATTGCTTATTGGCGCTGTAACAAGTATCATAGGTATAATCCTACTAGTTGTATTTAATTTTTATTTGGAAAAGAAAAAGTATTAG
- the hslO gene encoding Hsp33 family molecular chaperone HslO, translated as MKDYLVKAIDKTKNLRLITVNAKDLVGEAQKRHDTWSASSAVLGRTLIGGLLLSAALLKDKDELTVRLLGNGPVGATVVTAKADLTIKGYVQNPHIALPPKEDGHIDVAKAVGEGWLEVTKDQGLKEPYTGQVPIVSGEIAEDFTYYLAKSEQIPSAVGLSVFVEPNNSIGAAGGFVLQALPGATDEQLAQVEKRIKALPNLSTLFLDGMTPENLAERILGTDCKILAKEDVVFSCDCSKEKYSRILATLKPEQLKEMIEKDHGAELVCRFCKEKYHFTEDELKDVLKKAN; from the coding sequence ATGAAAGATTATTTAGTAAAAGCAATTGATAAAACTAAGAACTTACGATTAATTACAGTTAATGCCAAAGATCTAGTTGGTGAGGCACAAAAAAGACACGATACTTGGAGCGCATCTTCAGCTGTGCTTGGTAGAACCTTAATTGGGGGATTACTTTTATCAGCAGCCTTATTAAAAGATAAAGATGAGTTAACAGTTAGACTACTTGGAAATGGTCCAGTAGGAGCAACTGTTGTGACTGCAAAAGCAGATTTAACTATTAAGGGATATGTGCAAAATCCGCATATTGCACTACCACCTAAAGAGGATGGCCATATTGATGTAGCTAAAGCTGTGGGAGAAGGATGGCTTGAAGTAACAAAAGATCAAGGTTTAAAAGAACCTTATACAGGTCAAGTTCCAATTGTTAGTGGAGAAATTGCTGAAGATTTCACATATTATTTAGCAAAATCTGAACAAATTCCTTCAGCAGTTGGTTTATCTGTTTTTGTTGAACCAAACAATAGTATTGGAGCTGCAGGCGGGTTTGTTTTACAAGCATTACCAGGAGCAACTGATGAACAATTAGCTCAAGTAGAAAAAAGAATTAAAGCTCTTCCTAATCTTTCGACTTTGTTTCTAGATGGAATGACGCCTGAAAATCTAGCTGAAAGAATTTTAGGTACCGACTGTAAGATTTTGGCTAAAGAAGATGTGGTATTTTCATGTGATTGTTCAAAAGAAAAATACAGTAGAATTCTAGCTACCTTAAAACCAGAACAATTAAAAGAAATGATTGAAAAGGATCATGGCGCAGAATTGGTTTGCCGTTTTTGTAAAGAAAAATATCACTTTACTGAAGATGAATTAAAAGATGTACTTAAGAAGGCAAATTAA
- the dusB gene encoding tRNA dihydrouridine synthase DusB, with product MKNDSWKIRDVEIPNRVVVAPMAGISNAAFRVVCKEFGAGLVVCEMISDHGIIYRNKKTLEMLTVDPREHPMSIQIFGGSEETLVEAAHYVDTHTAADIININMGCPVPKVTKTDAGARWLLDPNKIYQMVHAVVRNVNKPVTVKMRTGWDQKHIFAVENALAAQEAGASAVAMHGRTRKQMYMGEADWETLKDVADSLTIPFVGNGDVTTPEKAKAMLEDVGADAVMVGRAALGNPWIIKDMVHYLNTGEKLRPQTVEEKVATAKDQLNGLIDLKGEKIAVPEFRRQAAYYLKGIPRSARTRAKINDVWTKQEVFDLLDDFVEKYEARQKQINQ from the coding sequence GTGAAAAACGATAGTTGGAAAATTAGGGATGTTGAAATTCCTAATCGTGTAGTAGTTGCACCGATGGCTGGAATTTCAAATGCTGCTTTCCGAGTAGTATGTAAAGAATTTGGTGCAGGCCTAGTAGTTTGCGAGATGATTTCAGATCATGGAATTATTTATCGTAATAAAAAAACTTTAGAGATGTTAACAGTTGATCCAAGAGAACATCCAATGAGTATTCAAATCTTTGGCGGAAGCGAAGAAACTTTGGTTGAAGCAGCTCATTATGTAGATACTCATACTGCAGCTGATATCATCAACATCAACATGGGATGTCCTGTACCCAAGGTAACTAAGACTGATGCAGGAGCTCGCTGGTTATTAGATCCAAATAAGATTTATCAGATGGTTCATGCTGTAGTGAGAAATGTGAACAAACCAGTAACTGTTAAAATGAGAACTGGTTGGGATCAAAAACATATATTTGCTGTTGAAAATGCTTTGGCTGCCCAAGAAGCTGGCGCTAGTGCTGTAGCTATGCATGGACGTACTAGAAAGCAAATGTATATGGGTGAAGCAGATTGGGAAACTTTAAAAGATGTTGCAGATTCCTTAACTATTCCTTTTGTTGGTAATGGGGATGTTACAACACCTGAAAAAGCAAAAGCAATGCTTGAAGATGTCGGGGCTGATGCAGTAATGGTTGGTAGAGCAGCCTTAGGAAATCCATGGATTATTAAAGACATGGTTCACTATTTAAATACAGGTGAAAAATTACGTCCGCAGACAGTTGAAGAAAAGGTGGCAACTGCTAAAGATCAATTAAATGGATTGATTGATCTTAAGGGAGAAAAAATTGCTGTTCCTGAATTTAGACGTCAAGCAGCTTATTATTTAAAAGGAATTCCCCGTTCAGCGCGAACCCGTGCTAAAATAAATGATGTTTGGACGAAACAAGAAGTTTTTGACTTGTTAGATGATTTTGTGGAAAAATATGAAGCAAGACAAAAGCAAATTAACCAATAA
- the lysS gene encoding lysine--tRNA ligase, which translates to MAKNEMNDQLIARREKMDEMRENGIEPFGVRKFDRQDLARTLNEKYSNEDKDELNADMPVTKIAGRMLAKRGKGKVGFADLYDRTGKIQIYVRKDIVGEDNYKIFKKSDIGDFLGIDGEVMKTDTGELTIRATHITFLSKALRPLPNKWDGLKDVEQIYRQRYLDLITNHDSYMRFVHRTQIIQAIRDYLNNKDFLEVETPVLHNIPGGAEARPFITHHNALDIDLYMRIALELPLKRLIVGGMERVYEIGRVFRNEGLDTKHNPEFTELETYAAYWDFHDVMDEAEGIIRAAAKVVSPDGKINYQGTDIDLGKPFRRVHMVDLIKEKTGVDFWKPMTIEEARKVADEHHVHYESYWKVGHIINAFFEEFGEGSIVQPTFVYGHPVEVSPLAKKNADDPRFTDRFEIFIMGAEYGNAFSELNDPDDQRHRFEEQMAEREAGNDEADMIDEDYLRAMEFGMPPTGGLGIGIDRLVMLLTDAPAIRDVLLFPTMRPEKVESVDAEVQADLKKDNK; encoded by the coding sequence GTGGCAAAGAATGAAATGAACGACCAACTAATCGCTCGTCGTGAAAAGATGGACGAAATGCGTGAAAATGGTATTGAACCTTTTGGTGTAAGAAAGTTTGATCGTCAAGACTTAGCTCGTACTTTAAATGAAAAGTACAGTAACGAAGATAAAGATGAATTAAATGCCGATATGCCTGTAACTAAGATTGCGGGTCGTATGCTTGCAAAACGTGGTAAGGGTAAGGTTGGATTTGCTGATCTTTATGACCGTACTGGTAAGATTCAAATTTATGTACGTAAAGATATTGTTGGCGAAGACAATTACAAGATTTTTAAGAAGTCAGATATTGGTGACTTTTTAGGTATCGATGGTGAAGTAATGAAGACCGATACTGGTGAGTTAACTATTCGTGCTACTCACATTACTTTCTTATCAAAAGCTTTACGTCCATTACCTAATAAGTGGGATGGCTTAAAAGATGTTGAACAAATTTATCGTCAACGCTACCTTGATTTAATTACAAATCATGATAGTTACATGCGTTTCGTTCACCGTACTCAAATTATTCAAGCTATTCGTGACTATTTGAACAACAAGGACTTCTTAGAAGTTGAAACTCCGGTTCTTCACAATATTCCAGGTGGTGCTGAAGCACGTCCATTTATTACCCACCACAATGCTTTGGATATTGATCTTTACATGAGAATTGCTTTGGAACTTCCTTTGAAGCGTTTGATTGTTGGTGGTATGGAAAGAGTTTATGAAATTGGTCGAGTATTCAGAAATGAAGGACTTGATACTAAGCACAATCCAGAATTTACTGAACTTGAAACTTATGCTGCATACTGGGACTTCCATGATGTAATGGATGAAGCAGAAGGAATTATTAGAGCAGCAGCTAAGGTTGTTTCACCAGATGGTAAGATCAACTATCAAGGTACTGATATCGACTTAGGTAAGCCATTCCGTCGCGTTCACATGGTTGACTTAATTAAGGAAAAGACTGGTGTTGACTTCTGGAAGCCAATGACTATTGAAGAAGCTAGAAAAGTTGCTGATGAACACCATGTTCACTATGAAAGCTACTGGAAGGTTGGTCATATTATCAATGCCTTCTTTGAAGAATTTGGTGAAGGTTCAATTGTTCAACCAACTTTCGTTTATGGACACCCTGTAGAAGTATCACCACTTGCTAAGAAGAATGCTGATGATCCGAGATTTACTGACCGTTTCGAAATCTTTATCATGGGTGCAGAATACGGTAATGCATTCTCAGAATTAAACGATCCAGATGATCAACGTCACCGTTTCGAAGAACAAATGGCTGAAAGAGAAGCTGGTAACGACGAAGCTGATATGATTGATGAAGATTATCTTCGTGCTATGGAATTCGGTATGCCTCCTACAGGTGGTTTAGGTATTGGTATTGACCGTTTGGTAATGCTATTAACCGATGCTCCAGCTATTCGTGATGTTTTACTCTTCCCAACAATGCGTCCTGAAAAGGTTGAAAGCGTTGATGCAGAAGTGCAAGCAGACTTGAAGAAGGATAATAAGTAA